The following are encoded in a window of Pyrenophora tritici-repentis strain M4 chromosome 6, whole genome shotgun sequence genomic DNA:
- a CDS encoding CLASP-N multi-domain protein produces the protein MEKETSDLLKALQKPSTDVQSRLALFSSLKSSIKHNRVPENCQAPIFECIRIACTAATSAALVSTGFSTLSHFIKRLQLQKETSILTSQSSVLCAILADKLGDGRESHRTAASQILADLHYLFPMEIDALIHEAVKSTNPRAKESAMLWVVKMNQTEGLPFKSYSNQLVANLEDADAGVRDVAKKAVVELFGHAPEHAKANLKKQLIALNVRKAIATYITSHLDNAAISKDAEVAPPPPVAPVSRPIMSKRAETLQPDVGFADEQPPPAEVVVMDPIHIYTQRELDDIFRDMAPHYEGKESEGNWLARDKNCTKLRRILKGNAPHEFHGAFVVGIKSLLDGILKVSNSLRTTMSTNGCLLVQELAKTLGSAIDPWTEILLQSFIKMCAATKNIAAQNGAVTVDTIFQNVSYSSRLLQHVAMASQDKNVQPRTHSATWAKTLIRRHTSHIEHSGGLETLDTLIRRGVTDANPKVREAYRSAYWTFALVWPQRAERMFDTLDKREKTALEKDPNNPNASMTSSQVSTASFSKSVGPGASRSALKEKIAEQRRAKLAAAKAVPERPNSAAATYTTPGKPQLALNKSMGSRTASNLSTASSGPPRPTSGMSGDSTKSALKNSTGTGSLMSGTVRRPIRPPRPELNRPATADPYAVRRPGKVTPSMTPEKTPATSTVKKSGVPKTTARPRSQTQNSPNVSSARPKSRIGQPVAHRKSASISSRQESPAVSPAKEKEEDLTMVKPWVRSQSHHDPGTIPFRQRNGLNASNGSAVVDHDTSISGDEDNFTMVIPTLTRPTAQPTHRTPPKPTPSSGRLPVPSPRASLLRSPKSMSHLDGAGFRSSTRSPRMKSPDRPSTRGTDAGDEVQVYEDPFVGEEPSRLEDDANKSVLEELPINEKSNERRQSTGSIVSDVMMGNGSEERPRGHYKTGSTGSVLHTESYDTNNAEVLKNRQLLASGIKKIEGRTVEAHMFRRMQDMVKSNQEIWGPNDENFGRLLLACLDFLEAPVHELKAPQMKAVNLKVQALATIRALLSLYRKETSRYFSRVLRTVLATKAQYENTSHIAMDLESTADEIVKYGQTLDCLNTVLAMIEDTPASTPTSSPNSKSSVSSLPGHPSTRTTTMALSTLASLVEISGAKNVALSPEQTARLGRLAVRCMDDQDADVRKADIEFCVALHERINGSDGAKEDGGFWKAVAGAREQHLNLLTYYLAKKAKA, from the exons ATGGAGAAAGAGACGTCGGACCTGCTCAAGGCGCTCCAGAAACCGTCGACCGATGTCCAGTCACGCCTTGCGCTGTTCAGCAGCCTGAAGTCGAGCATCAAGCACAATCGGGTCCCTGAAAACTGCCAGGCGCCCATTTTCGAATGCATTCGCATCGCCTGCACCGCCGCCACCTCGGCCGCCCTGGTTTCGACCGGCTTTTCGACCCTCAGCCACTTCATCAAGCGCCTACAGCTACAGAAGGAAACGTCCATCCTCACGTCGCAGTCGTCCGTACTATGCGCCATCCTCGCCGACAAGCTGGGCGACGGGCGCGAGAGCCACCGCACCGCCGCCTCGCAGATTCTGGCCGATCTGCACTACCTGTTCCCCATGGAAATTGACGCGCTGATACACGAGGCCGTGAAGAGCACCAACCCGCGCGCCAAAGAGTCAGCCATGCTGTGGGTGGTCAAG ATGAACCAAACCGAAGGCCTGCCCTTCAAGAGCTACTCCAACCAACTCGTGGCGAACCTCGAAGACGCAGATGCCGGCGTGCGCGATGTCGCTAAGAAGGCCGTCGTCGAACTTTTTGG ACACGCGCCTGAACACGCCAAAGCGAACCTAAAAAAGCAGCTGATCGCGCTGAACGTCCGAAAGGCCATCGCCACGTACATTACATCCCATCTCGACAATGCCGCCATATCCAAAGACGCAGAAGTCGCTCCCCCACCACCAGTGGCGCCTGTTTCGCGACCAATCATGTCGAAACGTGCTGAGACGTTGCAGCCAGACGTCGGCTTTGCAGACGAGCAGCCTCCTCCAGCCGAAGTCGTCGTCATGGACCCCATACACATCTACACACAGCGCGAGCTAGACGATATTTTCCGCGACATGGCCCCTCACTACGAGGGCAAGGAGAGTGAGGGCAATTGGCTGGCGCGTGATAAGAACTGCACAAAGTTACGGCGGATTTTGAAAGGAAACGCACCGCATGAGTTCCATGGCGCTTTTGTTGTAGGCATCAAGTCGCTCTTGGACGGCATCCTGAAGGTTTCAAACTCACTGCGGACGACAATGTCGACCAACGGTTGTCTGCTCGTCCAGGAGCTGGCCAAGACGCTCGGCTCTGCCATTGACCCCTGGACAGAGATCCTTTTGCAGTCATTCATCAAGATGTGCGCCGCCACAAAGAACATTGCCGCACAAAACGGAGCTGTCACCGTGGACACAATCTTTCAAAATGTTTCGTACAGCAGCCGTCTGCTGCAGCATGTCGCCATGGCCTCTCAGGACAAGAACGTGCAACCACGAACGCACTCCGCAACCTGGGCCAAGACATTGATCCGCAGACACACATCGCACATTGAGCATTCAggaggcttggaaacgctAGACACTTTGATCCGGAGAGGAGTTACTGACGCTAACCCTAAAGTGCGTGAAGCTTACCGAAGCGCCTATTGGACCTTTGCCCTGGTATGGCCTCAAAGGGCGGAAAGGATGTTTGACACGCTCGATAAACGCGAAAAGACCGCTCTTGAGAAGGACCCCAATAACCCGAATGCATCCATGACTTCCTCACAAGTTAGCACGGCCTCATTCTCCAAATCCGTCGGTCCGGGTGCTTCGCGGAGTGCCTTGAAAGAAAAGATTGCTGAGCAGCGAAGGGCCAAGTTGGCTGCTGCGAAAGCTGTTCCTGAACGACCCAACTCTGCCGCTGCTACTTACACTACGCCGGGTAAACCTCAACTGGCCCTGAACAAATCTATGGGTTCGAGAACGGCTTCTAATCTGTCGACGGCATCGTCCGGGCCACCGCGACCGACTTCCGGCATGTCTGGGGATTCCACCAAATCAGCGTTAAAGAATTCCACAGGTACCGGCTCCCTGATGTCTGGTACCGTTCGTCGTCCAATTCGTCCCCCTCGTCCCGAGTTGAACAGGCCGGCAACAGCCGATCCATATGCAGTCCGCCGTCCGGGCAAAGTGACTCCTTCCATGACTCCGGAAAAGACGCCAGCAACCTCAACAGTAAAGAAGTCTGGCGTGCCAAAGACCACGGCTCGACCACGGTCACAAACACAAAACAGTCCGAACGTCAGCTCTGCTCGCCCCAAGTCAAGGATCGGTCAGCCAGTTGCACACCGCAAATCCGCTAGTATCAGCTCTCGACAGGAGAGTCCAGCTGTGAGCCCGGCAAAGGAAAAGGAGGAAGACCTGACAATGGTAAAGCCATGGGTTCGGTCGCAAAGCCATCATGATCCAGGAACCATTCCTTTCCGGCAAAGGAACGGACTCAATGCAAGCAATGGCAGTGCAGTTGTAGACCATGATACCAGCATTTCAGGAGACGAGGACAACTTCACCATGGTCATTCCGACTCTCACACGACCAACCGCACAACCGACACACCGTACCCCTCCAAAACCTACTCCATCTAGTGGGCGATTACCCGTACCCAGCCCCCGTGCTTCACTTCTAAGAAGTCCAAAGTCCATGAGCCACCTCGATGGTGCTGGGTTCCGATCTTCGACACGTAGCCCACGGATGAAGTCCCCAGATCGTCCGAGCACCAGGGGAACTGACGCTGGGGATGAGGTTCAGGTGTACGAGGACCCATTTGTCGGCGAGGAGCCCTCTCGTCTTGAGGATGATGCCAACAAGTCTGTTCTTGAAGAGCTTCCTATCAACGAAAAGAGCAACGAGCGCAGGCAGAGCACTGGAAGCATAGTGAGTGACGTAATGATGGGTAACGGGAGTGAGGAACGTCCACGCGGTCACTACAAGACAGGTAGCACAGGGAGTGTGCTACATACTGAAAGCTACGACACCAACAATGCCGAAGTGCTAAAGAACCGACAGCTGCTCGCCAGCGGCATCAAGAAGATTGAGGGACGAACAGTCGAAGCGCACATGTTTCGACGCATGCAGGACATGGTCAAGTCGAACCAAGAGATTTGGGGACCCAACGATGAGAACTTTGGTCGGCTATTATTGGCATGTCTCGACTTTTTGGAGGCGCCAGTGCATGAACTAAAGGCGCCTCAAATGAAGGCCGTCAATCTCAAGGTACAAGCCTTGGCAACGATCCGTGCCTTACTCTCCCTCTACCGCAAGGAAACATCAAGGTACTTCTCGCGTGTTCTCCGCACCGTCCTCGCCACAAAAGCACAGTACGAAAATACATCGCACATTGCCATGGACCTCGAGTCAACAGCAGACGAGATTGTAAAGTACGGCCAAACGCTCGACTGCCTCAACACAGTCCTCGCAATGATTGAAGACACACCCGCATCAACACCCACCTCATCTCCAAATTCAAAATCATCCGTCTCTTCGCTTCCCGGTCACCCTTCCACCCGCACTACTACAATGGCGCTCAGCACACTCGCCTCCCTCGTCGAAATCAGCGGCGCTAAAAACGTCGCCCTCTCGCCGGAGCAGACTGCTCGTCTTGGTCGCTTGGCTGTTCGCTGCATGGACGACCAGGATGCTGATGTACGGAAGGCGGATATTGAGTTTTGCGTTGCGCTGCATGAGCGTATCAATGGATCTGATGGTGCGAAGGAGGATGGTGGGTTTTGGAAAGCCGTGGCGGGGGCGAGGGAACAGCATTTGAATTTACTGACTTATTACCTTGCGAAGAAGGCCAAGGCTTGA
- a CDS encoding THI4, Flavoprotein involved in thiazole biosynthesis, translated as MSPPAAIYEVPVATASDMGIKKDLAVKAAANSQAKTVAELENNWETFTFAPIRESQVSRAMTHRYFNDLDTYAESDVVIVGAGSCGLSAAFTLATKRPDLKIAIVEAGVAPGGGAWLGGQLFSAMVMRKPAELFLNEIGVPYEDEGDFVVVKHAALFTSTLLSKVLQFPNVKLFNATAVEDLITRPAPTSSDPNAIRIAGVVTNWTLVSMHHDDQSCMDPNTINAPLVISTTGHDGPFGAFCVKRLVSMQQIEKLGGMRGLDMRTAEDAIVKRTREVVPGLIVGGMELSEVDGANRMGPTFGAMALSGVKAAEEAVSVWEERQAQNLES; from the exons ATGTCTCCTCCTGCCGCCATCTACGAAGTACCTGTTGCCACTGCCAGCGACATGGGCATCAAGAAGGACCTAGCCGTCAAGGCCGCCGCCAACAGCCAGGCCAAGACTGTTGCTGAGCTCGAGAACAACTGGGAGACGTTTACCTTTGCTCCCATTCGTGAGTCGCAGGTCTCTCGGGCCATGACCCACCGCTACTTCAATGACCTCGACACTTATGCTGAGTCGGACGTTGTCATTGTCGGTGCTGGTTCGTGTGGCCTCTCTGCTGCATTCACTCTCGCGACCAAGCGCCCCGATCTCAAGATTGCCATTGTTGAGGCTGGAGTTGCCCCTGGTGGCGGAGCCTGGCTCGGTGGCCAGCTCTTCAGCGCCATGGTCATGCGCAAGCCAGCTGAGCTCTTCTTGAACGAGATTGGCGTACCATACGAGGATGAGGGCGATTTTGTCGTCGTCAAGCACGCCGCACTCTTCACATCAACCCTCCTGTCTAAGGTGTTGCAGTTCCCCAACGTCAAGCTGTTCAACGCCACTGCTGTTGAGGATCTCATCACTCGTCCTGCACCGACGTCGAGCGACCCCAACGCGATCCGCATCGCTGGTGTTGTCACCAACTGGACTCTTGTCTCTATGCATCACGATG ACCAGTCTTGCATGGACCCCAATACCATCAACGCGCCTCTCGTCATCTCCACTACAGGTCACGATGGCCCATTCGGTGCCTTTTGCGTCAAGCGTCTCGTCTCGATGCAACAGATTGAAAAGCTCGGTGGCATGCGCGGCCTCGACATGCGCACCGCCGAGGACGCTATCGTCAAGCGTACCCGCGAAGTTGTACCTGGTCTGATTGTGGGTGGTATGGAATTGAGCGAGGTCGATGGGGCCAACCGCATGGGCCCTACCTTTGGTGCCATGGCGCTCAGCGGTGTCAAGGCTGCTGAAGAAGCAGTCAGTGTCTGGGAGGAGAGGCAGGCACAAAACTTGGAGTCGTAG